A region of the Pelecanus crispus isolate bPelCri1 chromosome 1, bPelCri1.pri, whole genome shotgun sequence genome:
TACCTTTCACTGCATTGTagtcctgcagagccagggcctCATCCCAGGCAAGAAGCAGGCACAACCCTCAGCGGCTGCTGTCGGCAGGGAGCCTTTGTGAGAAGGTACGGCCCCACGGGAAGCAGACCAGGACACCCATCCAGCTGTGTCAGTTCACCCAACAGACCAGACTGTCAGGCACCCACCTTCCACATAAAGCCTTTGGAGGGGAGGTGAGCCAACACCCCACTAAAGCAGAGGTGAGGCATCCCCACTGTTAGCTCTGGGGGAACCACACAGCCACGCGAACATCCTCCAGACCAGTAAAGGCAAGCTCGCATCACTGTGACCTCTGCAGCGTCCCTGCAGCCCCGAAGGATGCTGCAGCACCCACTCCCCCAGCTGGCACTGGGGACCCACTGGAGGATGGAGGCAGCGGGTGCATATCCTGGGGAAACCTTCTGTCATGAGATGTTTCCCTCCCAGCCCATCCGTTcatcaaaaaacaaaccccttaTATGTCTCATTTGGGGAACAGAGGCAAGGGCAGCCTCAGCAACCCCCCATAAACAAAATGCTGGCTCCCTTTGAGGGGAGCCCTGCTGAGGGCCATTAagcagtgttgtggtttagccccagccagcaactaagcaccacgcagcctcttgctcactccccctaccccggtgggatgggggagagaatcggaggagtaagagtgagaaacactcctgggttgagataagaacagtttaataattgaaataaagtaaaatggtaatgataatagtaacaatataataataataataataatatacaaagcaagtgatgcacaatgcaattgctcaccacccgccgaccgatacccagccagttcccgagcagcgatcactgcccccccggccaacccccccagtttctatactgagcatgacgtcatatggtatggaatagccctttggtcagtttggatcaactattctggctgtgccccctcccagtttcttgtgcacctggcagagcatgggaagctgaaaagtccttgactagcataagcagtacttagcaacaactaaaccatcagtgtgttatcaacattcttctcattctaaatccaaaacacagcactatgcctgctactaggaagaaaattaactctatcccagccgaaaccaggacaagcagaAAGACCACCTCTACCTCTGAAGGTCCCCCAGCAGAAAACACTGGAGGATGGGGAGAACATGGGCAAGTCCTGCAGGGTGCTCAACCCAgctgccaggctcctctccactCACCAGGCACCCATGGGCACCACGGCGGatgctgggctgctggcaccATGGTGTCTGACCCCATCACCTTCAAGAAGGGGAACAGCAACTGCCCCAGAAGAAATTGTGTCTCCAGTAATGCAATGCGAAGAATTACCCTCATTAACCACGATTCCTAATAAGAATCTGCAGCTACCTCTCAGCACAGGGTGGCTGGCAAAATTCAGACATCCCTCTCCCCAGTCAGGTGTGAATTGGAGGAGCAGGGATAGGTCCTGTCCTACCTTCTCCCTTTTCTGAATCCAGATGTGAAAGCCCCACGTATGACACCGAAAGACAGGTTGCAACGCATCACTGCGCAAGAGTCAGTACAATCGCTATGCTAGGGCTGGCAGATCTGCTCCTCAAGCTAGGACAAAGGCTTCTCCATACCCTCTCTTCTACAGTCCCCTAAACCTCagtcctttgccagagcttAGGGTGTTGTGTGTCCAGgtatttctgttctgctctACTCAGGGTccattttctcagtcttttctttGGGAGAAAACAGCGCTAAAAAcacaaagacatttaaaattaaaatgaaacctATAATAATAATGCTCAGTACTTACCTCACTCTTGCCATCTGCAAAGTGATTTACAAATGTTAACTAATAATCTTCACACCCTCTCTGACTGAAATTCAGAGAAACAGCTGAAgtgaacaagaaaataaaaagcatggtTTTCAGGTGAAGGGCGAGGGGAAACCTATGCTCCTGCCCGCTGTTTGCCATCCAGCAAGGCAATGTgcagcaacattttctttctgcactgcACACCTCTCATGTATTTTTCAGTCATACCAAAGGTCTGAAGTACTTTTACCTGCtaccttctgcttcctttttcttaatgGAGGTCCTAAAAGGTGTTCcctttggaaaataaacaaaatggaAGACTTTCAGAGCTGTGCAGATGCCTCTTGAGCAAATACATTTAATCCCAAACTCTTCCAAAATCCACAACACAACCAGCCTCAAGAGGGGCAAATAAGAAAACGGGAAGGGGGAGCAAAGCCTATGGCTGTGCTTGGCAAATGCCACTATCAGAGAGCTGAGCTGAGtcttggagaggaggaaaactgGATGCCACAAAACAAAGTTATGGCAGAAGCACGCAGGCAGACTCGCAATGGCTGTGATTTAGCCGTGAGGATCTGAGCCTGGGGCTTCAGAACAGCCCTAGGCTGATGTGCTgagcccccccaggaccccatggTGGTCCATGTTCTGGTTGCTGTCACCTGTGCACGGGTTTTTGTGCTCACAAGACCGATGCCAGCGTGTGTACAGAGCTcaggcacagctctgccttGCCAGTGTGCTGTGCAGGTGTGCTCAACAAGTGTATCGCATGCGACTGGCATGGAGCTCACAGTGCTGGCTTGGGATGCTTCCAACTCCGCTCCTGGGATCTGCAGCCTGGATTTAAACTGTGGATTCAGGGTGTCTAAAAAGGCCCTTTGTGCCTAATAGCCACAGTGGAGTTAAAGAGAGCAAGGGCCCACAGGTCAGAGAGGAGCCAAGACAGTTGGGACAAAGGGCTGTTAGAGCTGCTCTTcctaagcagcagcaggactttTGTGGGGCACAAATATCCTCCTCTGTTACTGGTAACTTCAGCTCTCCCCGGAGGAGCcactgctccagcccagctcccacTGGACCTCAGCCGGCTGTTAGGACAGGTGCTTTGTCTGGCTGCTTGGCTCCATCCCAAGCCcattctcctctctccttcacTTCACACCCCAACGGCTTTGCAAGCAGCTCCTCTTTCAAAGGGCGTGAGGTGCCAGACATTTGGCAGGTGCTCAGGGCTTGCCAGGTATCACCTCCCCTGTCGGCACCTCAGTCCCAGACTGGCCCTTCCCATGGAGTGGGAGAATCTGATGAGCACGGATGTTATTGCCTCTTGCAGACAATCGCAAATGCAGCGACCACGGTGACTCTCCTCACTGAGAGAGACAGACGAAGGCAATGTGATGCAGAGGGAGGAAGGCTTGAGgtaatttaaacaaaagctgaaagcaCTGTCACAACCCCTCCTTGTAACTTACAGAAAACAGGACTCGTCAAGTAGACTCCCTATTGCTGCAAATTAGCCAGACCTCTCTAGAGCCCCAGCTTAGCTGCCCCCTTATGCGCTCCTGCAGCCAGATTTGCATCTCTTGTCTGGACAACTTAATGCCAAACCTCTCCTGCTCGGCACTTACTTGCCAGATGACTGCAGCCAAGGGGCTTGATGCCTCGGGGCACAGAATGGAGAAAAGGTGTGGGGCTGCCCTAGCTCTTGGAGACCTCAGCCAGTGACAGCAGGCACCCCAGGACAGCTCCGCAGATCCTCgccccagcacagctggctgGTAGGCCCCGCCCTGCGACCTTACACACAGGGAAGAAAGCTGCTTCAAAGTTTTACGAGTTCATGGGTTTCAGTGACAGGGGTTTCCCACCGAAAGCGAGTGCTGCATTACAGCAGTCTAGAATTAGTAAAACAGCGATACTGCACAAACCAGCATTTTGTGGTGTTAGAGTACTGAGATGACATCACACCTTGCTACCAGTAAACAAGCACGGTCtcatgccccctccctgcctccttaACAAGGCTTGCTCCCACCTGCGCTgcctcagccccagctctcGCTTGTCTGCACAGGGAGCTGACCCAGAAGAAAACTCACCCAGGCCAGTGAATTGAAAAAGTCTCCATGCAGACAAAGATCAGGGCTTTCCCTTGTTGAATTATTTTCTGGTGGTTTGCTCACACACAGACACCCAGGTTCAGGGAATCAAATTGTAGCATCGGCAcaagggaagaggcagaaccaAGCTGGGGCGGGAGTCACAGTGTGCAGTGCGGCACTCGCATCCGTCTGACCTGGCTTCAAGCCAGCCTCAAGGATGCATCCTCTGAAGAATCTGACGTTTTTTTCTGGGCATCTCACAGGAGCCAACTTCattaaaaagatcttttttcaACCAGACTCCAACATCACCCAAGAATGGCTTAAGCAGCATCTATACCATGAAAATTTACCCAGATGGGCATTGACTCTGTTACCTTCAACTCTGTCAGGCAAGTCCCCACATCACTTTCTGTTTTGTCCCCAGGCACGTAGTATTGACACTTTTTCCTCAACCTCTGCACCTTCCTCTCAGACTACCTGAAAAGCACCTCTGGAACATTCAAAAGATGCAAATCAATCACACAAGAAACTCTTTAAATAAGATTTAGGATTCATTCCTGCTTTATGGACTCTAGTCACAGCTCTACCAAGCTACTGTGGCACTGCCCTTtagaaaatgagtattttgaGGATATATTCCACCCAGAAACAGGATAGAGGCTCTCAATATCACAACTTATTTTGGAACATCCAGAATCAGTATGCGAGACGGAGACACACCACCACAGGAGCACAAGTTTGTACAGATATGTCCATAGgtctatatttttattgttttatatatatttataatatatttatatatttttaaaagaatcccTTCAAAAACTACCCTCCCACCTAGCAAAACAAAGATTAAACAATCAAAGATGGCAGCTGCATCCTGGAGCAAAGTGTCCCAGGGGCCTCATAGAGCCAAAATGATTGCTGAGCACCAGTGCACTCTTTCCAAGCTTCTGTGATGCCCTGCGGGTGCAAAGGTGACCGACACAGTTCTATGGCTCTTTAAATTGACCTGTcaaaggacagggagagagaaagagagaaacacacAGCTGTGGCTATGGGGGCTTGAGGGGTAAGGGAAACAGCAACGCGTACAACTGGAAGCTTAGAGTGTGAAATGCTGTAatgaagaggagggaggcaCTGCCTGGGAAGTCGGTAAAGAAGATAGGAAAGAGAACAAACATGCAGGAGAATTAGTTGGCAAGACAGGATCTCAGAGAAGAGCTCAGAAGCATCACACTTGGGACCCTTGCTacccctccatcccccaaaTCTCTTCCTCTCACCCTCCCAGTTGTGAAGGGAGATCCAACTAGTTTGATTTAGACCAAATCTTCGCACTGCCCCGGAGcctgtggagagaggaaaaaacaaaaaaccaaaaccaattcAGAGTGGACACTAAGGCTCACCCCTGACTTCCTTTTCTAAATGCATACAAAGAGTGGCTGATGTTCTTTGCAAGAGAACAACAAGGAAGGCTTATGAATTCTGCTTCAGATCAAGAGTTGCAGAGATCTTCCCCCAAATTAGCAGGAGACGAGCTCAGCTGGGACTACATATCTGACCATTCCATGTCCAGGGAGCAGATCCCTGCAGTCAGTAACCTCACTGCTCTGAAACAGGGCACCCCAGTTCACCTcctgaacacacacacagagcagctctgttcATTTGCCCCCACTCCTCACCCTTTGGCTTTGGAAGTTTTCTTGCTCGCCTGGCGCTGATTGGTGCCAGGGGCCGGCTCCCTGAGCTCTGTTAGGTGCTGCTCCGGGTCTTGGGatgtggctgctgcagcagctgctgttgtcACTTTAATGGTCTTCTTCAGGTTTGCCACctgcaacagcagaaaagcaagaacCAAGGAATTTCCCacatttttactttgctttgggttttggggtttgtttgttttaaagcaagcCCGGGATTTAAGAGCTGCAAGCTCAGGTCAAACAAGAGCTAACAGCTGTCCAGACCTCTGTACTACAGAGGAGTGCTAAGCTGATTTAGGACTCTTCTTCAGGCACACCCCCCAGGGGGTCTGGCCTAGGGAAAAGGTAATGCCTTACTTGAGCAAAGACTGTAACAACCACAGGGTGCTGGTTCTAGTGATTTTTAAGTGAGGGGCACTGGCTGCTCCCTCCTCGGCCCACTCACCTCGCTCTCTATCTGCTGCTTAAGTGCCAGCTGTTGCTCTTTATGCTGGTTGGCCCGGCTAACCTGCTCTTCAATGCCCGACAAGACAACCTCGCAGCCCTGGCACCTGGAGAGAAGACATAGAACTGAACAGGCCAGGTAATTTACACAGCATAGAAAGAAACGTGAAAGATGACAGATTTCAACTCTAGAGGCCAAAAAGACTGGAAGGTGATGCCTACACCAAGCAGGGAAGACACAGGAGCAGGAGTCAAATGTAATAACGTAGTGACGTCATTACCCGAGAGGGGGACAAATAACAAAGTGACACGAGGTTAGGAACTACAGATATATACTCAGAAagcctcctgccagcagccaggaTTGTGCAAAGGATGCTGCAGTCTCATCACTCCTCCATCAACAAACAGGGGAatgtggaaaattatttttggaaaattaCTTTCCGCTGGAGTATGGGAAAGGGGATTGAGTAGGCCACCTCACAACACTACCCCCCAGTGACACACAAGAGGATCCGGGGAAGCCACCGGCCACTCCTGCAACCTTTTTTGGATGTTAGTATTGGGGGCTTCCTCCTCACCACTCCTGCAATGTGCGGGTGATGGTGCTTAGCTCCTCCCTCCGGATGTCCCTCCCAATGCTGTAATCCACCTCCAGGCGCTGGTTCCGCTGATCCAAGCTCCCTCGCAGCACATCTGCATACACAGCCTCAATCACAAGGTCCTCCAGTTGTCGGACGTTCTTCAGCTGTaactgctccagcagcaccgAATAGGGGATGCACTGTGGAAACATGACAGTAACTAGCATGAGGTAATCCCAGTGGGAGGAGAATTCGGGGAAAAAAAGGGCCACTACCTTGATCTTGGCAGCCAGAGTGACGACTGACAGGTGCCTCAGTTTGTTCTTCTGAGCCTCTGACAAGGGAGGGAGGTTTGCTGCTTCAGCTGTTGTCACAGGAAAGAACAGGGTATAAGAATTTATGCCTCACTTTCCatttcccagccctgcacagaaGCATCTGCACCATACCCATTTCTTAAAGCTTCTGCACACCAATCCCCCAAGCGATGCTTCGTCTTGCCAAGCCGTCCCCATTAATTCTCAGCTCAAAAGACCCTTTCTGAGCAGCCTTTCCTCCCCTCAGTCTCAAGTCATCCTCTCTAGCTGTCTGGTGCCTTATTTATGGAGGTCTGCATATCCCAGCGGATACCTAAGTCTTTCCCCTCGCCCctcaaaaatgtctttgtcaAGATGTTCTTGGAAATTCCCCACGCAGCTGGCAAACAGTAGCATTAATTATTGTCAGGTACTCCAGCAGTCTCGGGCCCAAACCGCCACCGGGCGCCTGTCAGGCCGTAGTGATGGAGGCACAGTTCTTGCTGCAAAGGGTGGCAGTTTGGGTGAGGGTCTACAAGGGCTCGGGGCTCCGGCACGTTTTCTGCACCGAGGGACCAGCATCACCGGGAGGGGAAAGGGCCCCTGAACCACCTTGTGCCCCCGCCACCCCGGGGCCCGGCCTCACCCAGGTAGTCGGCGTAGGTGCCGTAAGCGAAGATGGTCAGGAGGCGGAAGACGGGGGAGAACTCGCTGTCGGCCAGCTGCGGGGACACAGGGTCAGGCCCCGCCGCACTCCGGCCcgggccgcgggcagggcccTCTAGGCCTGCCGCCCGGGgcgggccgcgggggccgggccaggctgggccggggccgggccggtcTCACCTCCCGGACGGCGGGCATGTCCAGCAGCTCCCCGAAGACGTAGATGCCCGGGGCCTCCAGCACCTGGTGGATGAGGCTGGCGAGGGCGGCGCCGCGGGCcgccttggccagcagcaagaactgctcctggctctgccccgtCACCTTCCCCTCGGCCGCCatggcgctgccgccgccgccccccgcagggctcgggccccgccgcgctcgCCCCCACGCAGACGCAGACGCAGAcgcaggcccaggcccaggccccggccccggccccggccccggccccggccccgccgccgggcgccacccggctcagccccctccccgccccgccagAACTTCTCTATGGCACCGCCGGGCGCAGAGCGGCGACTTCCGGTTGCTGacgccgcccggccccgccacgccgcggccccgcgcccgcctccGACTGGGGGAGGCAGCGGCACGGCCCGCCTCCGCCGCTTTCCCATTGGCCGGCCGCGGGGccgagcggcggggcgggccggccgCGAGGTCGCCCCCCGCCGGCCGGGGTGGGCGCCGGCCTCGGTGGGCGCCGGCCTCGTCCCCTCCCCGGCAGCCGAGCACCGCCGCGGGGCGCCGCCCGCCTtggccccggcctcccccggaCCCGGGGTCGGGCAGGGCCCGGCAGGCGTGGCGTGCACAAGCCCACGCCCGGTGCTCGCTGCTGCCCCAGTCTCTGCGGCCCGGGCGGTTCCGTGGGGCCCGGGGCGCGGCCTGGCGTGAGGCGGCAGGGGACGCCTGGCCGGGGCGGGGTGGCCATCCCCCGGGGCACAGCCTCGGGGCGGCGGCCCCTGCTTCCACAGGGCCCCGGCTGGGACTCGGCCGCcgcaggggctgcctggggcgCAGCCTCCACCCCAGCTGACGGTGGGCACCGGTTTGTCACCGGCTCTCGCCATGCTGGTCACGGGTGCCGTCTGTCCATCCGTCGTCTCtgttttctactgcttttttcATGCCCTGCCCTGCTGACCACCAGCCCCTGCTCACTTCTGTTCTATGCCACCCATCTCCTGTCAGAAACTGCCCTGGGCCACCCGCTCGCACCAAAATGTGCCCAGcgagctgctgctggcatgaCAGTCACGGATGCCGCGTGAATATCCACGTACCCCTGGGTCTTTCCGTACATTCTGGTGAATATCTACTCTTCACCCGTACAATATTTATGTTGAAATAACTGATGAGAAAACAGATGCGCTACTCTATGGCACggtatttttcatatttcagtgaT
Encoded here:
- the COPS7A gene encoding COP9 signalosome complex subunit 7a, encoding MAAEGKVTGQSQEQFLLLAKAARGAALASLIHQVLEAPGIYVFGELLDMPAVRELADSEFSPVFRLLTIFAYGTYADYLAEAANLPPLSEAQKNKLRHLSVVTLAAKIKCIPYSVLLEQLQLKNVRQLEDLVIEAVYADVLRGSLDQRNQRLEVDYSIGRDIRREELSTITRTLQEWCQGCEVVLSGIEEQVSRANQHKEQQLALKQQIESEVANLKKTIKVTTAAAAAATSQDPEQHLTELREPAPGTNQRQASKKTSKAKGLRGSAKIWSKSN